In Hyalangium gracile, the following are encoded in one genomic region:
- a CDS encoding Ca2+-dependent phosphoinositide-specific phospholipase C: MKNLLLSLLAAVSLSAVTNAQAAPLYNQVQQKHSHNTYQRHESLVEQLLYYSVRSIELDIHSVYLRDPLSGFEVPVAAGEWAVYHTNGDRETNCAHLSECLDRLAAFSQALPQHEVVTVWLELKDEDSFRPDHTPDQLDALLESKLGKERILEPKDLLDACPSAGGNLARSVLPPCAWPELSSLRGKFVFVVLANASAYQDAKYPSQRLAFRQVGAGSFDPDNPASAGGIFFNTADASQADEVTAGGYVTRLTTANDQDTWSGAVAKQVQFLGTDKINDSQDAWARTSNLLGWPFRCMTTDCTCTDEGASLLHINALSQDIAGTADSFTFLYEPQTNDVHTWSAFVSIPDSHVEPWAKGCLMARQSTTPGSPYFAVCRPADEHPIRVQYRLAAGGATTSHELSLDAQESLQSLYLTLITRPNGGGTCVEGYAALDPLHAPGTLIHRQCFAAPLPLQGVGASSHTASPSASSLPVRFLFARTTHQAGQNPARLYQRTDFTLANIGTVHAEASAGDGMFPAREGFAYQADQGSRTHGVGYNGKSEWMVDVTGDGRADYIYNRDGTRELRVLPGTATGFGPERLWGVREHGVGYGGRSEWLADVNGDSRADYVYNRDGTREVHVLLSTGTSFASEQTWGSRAHGVGYDGRSEWLADVNGDGRADHVYNRDGTRELRVRISTGAGFKTDSNWGERSHGVGYAGGSEWLVDVSGDGRADYVYNRNDTREMRALVSTGSSFGTDRLWRERTHGVGYDGQSQWWVDVSGDGRADYVYNRDGTPELWAMTSTGQGFNPDSRWGTRKHGVGFDGRGEWLVDVDGDGKVDHLYNSDGTREYWMMRSTGSAFEGDMPWGVRNWGVGYNGNSEWFVDTNGDGWLDQLNNRDGGREFWGMQGRTCAPGALVAAP; encoded by the coding sequence ATGAAGAACCTTCTCCTCTCGCTGCTGGCCGCCGTCTCGCTCTCCGCGGTGACCAACGCCCAGGCCGCGCCTCTCTACAACCAGGTCCAGCAGAAGCACTCACACAACACGTACCAGCGCCATGAGAGCCTGGTGGAGCAGCTGCTGTACTACTCCGTCCGCTCGATCGAGCTGGACATCCACAGCGTCTACCTGAGGGACCCCTTGTCGGGGTTCGAAGTTCCCGTCGCTGCCGGAGAGTGGGCCGTCTATCACACGAACGGTGATCGCGAGACGAACTGCGCGCACCTCTCGGAGTGCCTCGACCGGCTCGCCGCCTTCTCCCAGGCCCTCCCCCAGCACGAGGTGGTGACGGTCTGGCTCGAGCTGAAGGATGAGGACTCCTTCAGGCCGGACCACACGCCGGACCAGCTCGACGCGCTGCTGGAGTCCAAGCTCGGCAAGGAGCGCATCCTCGAGCCGAAGGATCTGCTCGACGCATGCCCCAGCGCCGGTGGCAACCTCGCGCGCAGCGTGCTCCCGCCTTGCGCGTGGCCCGAGCTGTCGAGCCTGCGCGGCAAGTTCGTGTTCGTGGTCCTGGCGAACGCGAGCGCCTACCAGGACGCGAAGTACCCCTCCCAGCGCCTCGCCTTCCGGCAGGTGGGCGCCGGCAGCTTCGATCCGGACAACCCCGCGTCGGCGGGCGGCATCTTCTTCAACACGGCGGACGCGTCGCAGGCGGATGAGGTCACCGCCGGCGGCTACGTCACCCGGCTGACGACGGCCAATGATCAGGACACCTGGAGCGGAGCCGTGGCGAAGCAGGTCCAGTTCCTCGGCACGGACAAGATCAACGACTCCCAGGACGCCTGGGCCCGCACGAGCAATCTGCTGGGCTGGCCATTCCGGTGCATGACCACGGACTGCACCTGCACGGACGAGGGCGCCTCCCTCCTCCATATCAACGCGCTCTCGCAGGACATCGCGGGCACCGCCGACAGCTTCACCTTCCTGTACGAGCCGCAGACGAACGACGTCCATACGTGGTCCGCCTTCGTCTCCATCCCCGACAGCCATGTGGAGCCCTGGGCGAAGGGCTGCCTGATGGCGCGACAGAGCACCACGCCCGGCTCACCCTACTTCGCGGTCTGCCGCCCGGCCGATGAGCACCCCATCCGGGTCCAGTATCGGCTCGCCGCGGGCGGAGCCACCACGAGCCATGAGCTCTCGCTGGACGCGCAGGAGAGCCTGCAGTCCCTCTATCTGACGCTCATCACCCGCCCGAACGGCGGTGGCACCTGTGTCGAGGGCTACGCCGCGCTGGATCCGCTCCATGCGCCGGGCACCCTCATCCACCGGCAGTGCTTCGCGGCACCGCTGCCGCTGCAGGGCGTTGGCGCGAGCTCGCACACCGCGTCGCCCTCCGCGAGCAGCCTGCCCGTGCGCTTCCTGTTCGCCCGCACGACGCACCAGGCCGGGCAGAACCCCGCGCGGCTCTACCAGAGGACGGACTTCACCCTGGCCAACATCGGCACGGTCCACGCCGAGGCCTCGGCGGGAGATGGGATGTTCCCGGCGCGGGAGGGCTTTGCCTACCAGGCCGACCAGGGCTCCCGGACGCATGGTGTCGGCTACAACGGGAAGTCCGAGTGGATGGTGGACGTCACCGGGGATGGCCGGGCGGACTACATCTACAACCGTGACGGGACGCGCGAGCTGCGGGTCCTGCCCGGCACCGCGACGGGCTTCGGCCCCGAGCGCCTGTGGGGAGTACGGGAGCATGGCGTCGGCTACGGCGGCCGCTCCGAGTGGCTGGCGGACGTGAACGGCGACAGCCGGGCGGACTACGTCTACAACCGCGACGGGACGCGCGAGGTGCACGTGCTGCTCAGCACGGGGACGAGCTTCGCCTCCGAGCAGACCTGGGGCTCCCGCGCGCACGGGGTCGGCTATGACGGCCGCTCCGAGTGGCTGGCGGACGTGAACGGGGATGGCCGGGCGGACCATGTGTACAACCGTGACGGGACGCGCGAGCTGCGGGTCCGGATCAGCACTGGGGCGGGCTTCAAGACGGACAGCAACTGGGGCGAGCGGTCGCACGGCGTGGGCTACGCGGGAGGCTCCGAGTGGCTGGTGGACGTCAGCGGCGATGGCCGGGCGGACTATGTCTACAACCGGAACGACACGCGGGAGATGAGAGCACTGGTGAGCACCGGCTCGTCCTTCGGCACGGACCGGCTGTGGCGCGAGCGGACCCACGGCGTGGGGTACGACGGCCAGTCCCAGTGGTGGGTGGACGTCAGCGGCGATGGCCGGGCGGACTACGTCTACAACCGCGACGGCACTCCCGAGCTCTGGGCGATGACGAGCACGGGCCAGGGCTTCAACCCCGACAGCAGGTGGGGCACGCGGAAGCACGGCGTCGGCTTCGACGGCCGGGGTGAGTGGCTCGTCGACGTGGATGGAGATGGCAAGGTGGACCACCTCTACAACTCCGACGGCACCCGGGAGTACTGGATGATGCGCTCCACGGGGAGTGCCTTCGAGGGGGACATGCCGTGGGGCGTGCGCAACTGGGGCGTGGGCTACAACGGGAACTCCGAGTGGTTCGTGGACACCAACGGCGACGGCTGGCTGGACCAGCTCAACAACCGCGACGGCGGGCGGGAGTTCTGGGGCATGCAAGGCAGGACCTGCGCCCCAGGGGCTCTCGTCGCGGCGCCCTGA
- a CDS encoding TolB-like translocation protein: protein MLPSAWFLVGIICLSGMFGGCSEGNCEPEGELFAEASGLGTIALDEEAVYWTARASSPENRAGQVWRKAKSGGEPELLYQGERDPIFDLPVLAVDATHVYWLERCGTRLGDVCAEVRRVPKAGGPSQLLVRDDVYAFAVDGGRLFFSTSKERNTAPEVPTAGSKGTLWSMPKDGSGTPVALVTELEKLRDVALDDTHVYFVADRGLEEGSEGREAWVSRLPKAGGPVETVVWADGYPGHLVLTEQAMVLTSGTVLYRANRGDAMPVFLKQVEGRVEDFAVSGDTVYFGDEGDYEDAMLSDDPKYVCGAIRSMSLEEKVVKTFSQGQVRPHSLMTDGTMLYWASGSTDSAVTTLRRSRL, encoded by the coding sequence ATGCTCCCTTCCGCATGGTTCCTGGTAGGGATCATCTGTCTGTCGGGGATGTTCGGAGGATGCTCTGAAGGAAACTGTGAGCCCGAGGGAGAGCTCTTCGCCGAGGCCTCCGGGCTCGGGACGATCGCCTTGGACGAAGAGGCGGTCTATTGGACGGCCCGCGCTTCATCTCCCGAGAACCGGGCCGGGCAGGTCTGGAGGAAGGCCAAGAGCGGGGGAGAGCCCGAGCTGCTCTATCAAGGGGAGAGGGATCCGATCTTCGACCTTCCCGTGCTGGCCGTGGACGCCACGCACGTGTACTGGCTGGAGCGCTGTGGCACCCGCTTGGGAGATGTCTGCGCGGAGGTACGCCGGGTCCCCAAGGCCGGAGGGCCGAGCCAGCTCCTGGTGCGAGACGATGTCTACGCGTTCGCCGTGGACGGCGGCAGGCTCTTCTTCTCCACGAGCAAGGAGCGCAACACCGCCCCTGAGGTGCCCACCGCGGGCTCCAAGGGAACCCTGTGGTCGATGCCGAAGGATGGCAGCGGTACGCCCGTGGCGCTGGTGACGGAGCTCGAGAAGCTGCGAGACGTCGCGCTGGATGACACCCACGTCTACTTCGTCGCCGACCGCGGTCTTGAGGAGGGGAGCGAGGGGCGTGAGGCCTGGGTCTCCCGCCTCCCCAAGGCGGGCGGCCCCGTGGAGACCGTGGTGTGGGCCGACGGCTACCCAGGCCACCTCGTGCTCACGGAGCAGGCGATGGTGCTCACCAGCGGCACGGTCCTGTACAGGGCGAACCGGGGCGACGCCATGCCCGTCTTCCTCAAGCAGGTCGAAGGACGCGTGGAGGACTTCGCTGTCTCCGGGGACACCGTGTACTTCGGGGATGAGGGCGACTACGAGGACGCGATGCTGTCCGATGATCCCAAGTATGTCTGCGGCGCCATCCGCTCGATGTCCCTCGAGGAGAAGGTGGTGAAGACCTTCTCGCAGGGGCAGGTCAGGCCCCACTCCCTCATGACGGATGGCACCATGCTCTACTGGGCGAGCGGGAGCACCGACTCCGCGGTGACGACGCTCCGGCGCTCCAGGCTCTGA
- a CDS encoding beta-1,3-glucanase family protein has protein sequence MPLSLTSNVRPASATWKALWCASAAGLLLTTGVACDSRPEDTELDSLEESSQSVRIGNRIQAESWSASGTTPGGVFNEGGGEGQSVAGFQVNEQIHYPSVNFGGANQIQLRLAAPYGGGRAELWADAVGSGTKLGTVALSAATGSDWNAFTTQTVSIPKTSGTHSLYLKGVATGGDWLFKLDWFELHDTGTTNPPTNPPGTVPVRVTNNCPFTLNVTLTGVGSVALERDGAGNPIYRALGAGQSYTYATPENYPSGRVSAYKVLPSPASPRELEKAEFTFEKPNGGSQLLHYNLTYVDHVGLPMRITGTGSGGGCVQVQCNKSASAMQAAIDTGCPDGLRYSMGGGTICLAPRSFCLDGEYASDSRRGTVCTRLDSEIARCASLYPGQCNPGTAKTPQVYACSPPFFDQSARWCAALNRGMVDAPDSTTVSQYYNTGRPYNPYARWVHQQCGAVYAFAYDDYPMAANQAGFYTCTGGQQLSVTFCPAG, from the coding sequence ATGCCGCTCTCACTCACTTCGAACGTCAGGCCCGCCTCTGCGACATGGAAAGCCCTGTGGTGCGCGAGCGCCGCGGGCCTTCTGCTGACCACGGGCGTGGCTTGCGACAGCAGGCCCGAGGACACCGAGCTCGACTCTCTCGAGGAGTCCTCGCAGTCCGTCCGTATCGGCAACCGGATCCAGGCGGAGAGCTGGTCCGCCAGCGGCACGACGCCCGGCGGCGTCTTCAACGAGGGAGGAGGGGAGGGGCAGTCCGTCGCGGGCTTCCAGGTCAACGAGCAGATCCACTACCCCTCGGTGAACTTCGGTGGCGCCAACCAGATCCAGTTGCGTCTCGCGGCGCCTTATGGCGGCGGCAGGGCGGAGCTCTGGGCGGACGCGGTGGGCTCTGGGACGAAGCTGGGGACGGTGGCGCTCAGTGCCGCCACGGGCTCGGACTGGAACGCCTTCACCACCCAGACGGTCTCCATCCCGAAGACGAGCGGCACCCACTCGCTGTACCTCAAGGGCGTCGCCACGGGCGGAGACTGGCTCTTCAAGCTCGACTGGTTCGAGCTGCATGACACGGGGACGACCAATCCGCCGACGAATCCGCCGGGCACCGTGCCGGTCCGGGTGACCAACAACTGCCCGTTCACCCTGAACGTGACGCTGACGGGCGTGGGCAGCGTCGCGCTCGAGCGTGACGGGGCGGGCAACCCCATCTACCGCGCCCTGGGCGCCGGCCAGAGCTACACCTACGCCACGCCGGAGAACTACCCCAGCGGCCGCGTGAGCGCGTACAAGGTCCTGCCGTCGCCCGCCTCGCCCCGCGAGCTGGAGAAGGCCGAGTTCACGTTCGAGAAGCCGAACGGCGGCTCGCAGCTGCTCCACTACAACCTCACCTACGTGGATCACGTGGGCCTGCCCATGCGCATCACCGGCACGGGCTCGGGCGGCGGCTGTGTCCAGGTGCAGTGCAACAAGTCCGCGAGCGCCATGCAGGCGGCCATCGACACCGGCTGCCCGGACGGCCTGCGCTACAGCATGGGCGGAGGCACCATCTGTCTGGCCCCGCGCTCCTTCTGCCTCGACGGTGAGTACGCGAGCGACTCGCGCCGCGGGACGGTCTGCACGCGGCTGGACTCCGAGATTGCCCGCTGCGCCAGCCTCTATCCGGGCCAGTGCAACCCGGGCACGGCGAAGACGCCGCAGGTGTACGCGTGCTCGCCGCCGTTCTTCGACCAGAGCGCCAGGTGGTGCGCCGCGCTGAACCGCGGAATGGTGGACGCGCCGGACAGCACCACCGTGTCGCAGTACTACAACACCGGCCGGCCCTATAACCCGTACGCCAGGTGGGTCCACCAGCAGTGCGGCGCCGTGTACGCGTTCGCGTATGACGACTACCCCATGGCCGCCAACCAGGCGGGCTTCTACACCTGCACCGGTGGACAGCAGCTCAGCGTGACGTTCTGCCCGGCCGGGTGA
- a CDS encoding glycoside hydrolase family 3 protein, whose amino-acid sequence MRRSSTWRKPAAHALLGLLMLTACKDDKPDNKPPEEVPVDDWPRVESAIPRDEALEARVDALLQSMTLEEKVGQMMQVEIQEVTPAEIKQYHLGSVLNGGGSFPGQKKDAPVQDWVTLADQLWEASMDPANPHQIPLLWGTDAVHGHNNVKGATMFPHNIGLGAANDPDLIFRIAEVTAREVTRTGIDWAFAPTLAVVRDDRWGRTYEGYSEDPEIVEAYGAKVVEGLQGALAKDAKANEKVIATAKHFLGDGGTTNGKDQGITDVTESDLRKIHGRGYFTALRAGAQTVMASFSSWKNKEQGENAKALKMHGNGYLLTDVLKTKMGFDGFVISDWNGHGQVNRNTSESTIDCTNSNCPQAIKAGIDMVMVPYRADWKALITNTLASVRSGEIPEARIDDAVRRILRVKFRAGLFEKPKPSLRTPSREVGTAEHRAVAREAVRKSLVLLKNNGGTLPLSRTAKILVAGKSADSLQNQTGGWSLSWQGTGNANADFGGGTTFWQAVQKVAPNATLDTSPDGALGDATYDVAVVVIGETPYAEGQGDIGNIKTLELARLRPEDLTLINGLKAKGVKKIVTVLFSGRPLHANKELNRSDAFVAAWLPGTEGEGLTDVLFRKADGSVDFDFSGKLSFSWPRSACQTPLNRGDASYDPLYAYGYGLTYASGGADQGAYDEASPDVGCGVTGGGGTTTTPLPIFDRGNQDNWVMRIGGPSNWSGVDVAQASSSSTATPAKEISVTPVDDRNGIQWGAVKATWSGTGQLYMQSKANDGTDLQSYLNSNGALVFDARLGAAPSSAVKARVDCVYPCGGEIDVTQALKALPVGAWTEVAIPLQCFSQKGADFSNVNTPMLLYTEGTMELSVANIHWAPNKAGNVSCDGGSSGSTVQISADKDAYVNGATDALLGAPAGWSYGSGSVTVNPALETANGKVVDVVFNNVTDGGGNGGVFLKVKDSSTLLDVSPIAATGGVQFELQVLDYGGTTQGFWVKLVCDNKPDTCATGDLKTLLGRPATGTWTTVKVPFSHPDYTQAGWDATKVSSVLELLPAWDDQRGNIHFQLRNIRILKQLP is encoded by the coding sequence ATGAGACGTTCATCGACCTGGCGGAAGCCCGCCGCTCACGCCCTGCTGGGGCTGCTGATGCTCACGGCGTGCAAGGACGACAAGCCCGACAACAAGCCCCCCGAGGAAGTCCCGGTCGATGACTGGCCTCGGGTGGAGAGCGCCATCCCCCGGGACGAGGCCCTCGAGGCCCGCGTCGACGCCCTGCTCCAGAGCATGACGCTCGAGGAGAAGGTCGGGCAGATGATGCAGGTGGAGATCCAGGAGGTCACTCCCGCCGAGATCAAGCAGTACCACCTGGGCTCGGTGCTGAACGGGGGCGGGTCGTTCCCCGGGCAGAAGAAGGATGCGCCCGTCCAGGACTGGGTGACGCTGGCGGATCAGCTGTGGGAGGCCTCGATGGATCCGGCCAACCCGCACCAGATCCCCCTCCTCTGGGGCACGGACGCCGTCCACGGGCACAACAACGTCAAGGGCGCCACGATGTTCCCGCACAACATCGGGCTCGGGGCGGCGAATGATCCGGACCTCATCTTCCGCATCGCGGAGGTGACGGCCCGCGAGGTGACTCGCACCGGCATCGACTGGGCCTTCGCGCCCACGCTGGCCGTCGTGCGCGACGACCGCTGGGGCCGCACCTACGAGGGCTACTCGGAGGACCCCGAGATCGTCGAGGCCTATGGCGCCAAGGTCGTGGAGGGCCTGCAGGGCGCGCTGGCCAAGGATGCCAAGGCCAACGAGAAGGTGATCGCCACGGCCAAGCACTTCCTGGGGGACGGCGGCACCACCAACGGCAAGGACCAGGGCATCACCGACGTCACCGAGAGCGACCTGCGCAAGATCCACGGCCGCGGCTACTTCACGGCGCTGCGCGCGGGCGCGCAGACGGTGATGGCGTCTTTCAGCAGCTGGAAGAACAAGGAGCAGGGAGAGAACGCCAAGGCCCTCAAGATGCACGGCAACGGCTACCTGCTGACCGACGTGCTGAAGACGAAGATGGGCTTCGATGGCTTCGTCATCTCCGACTGGAACGGTCACGGCCAGGTCAACCGCAACACCAGCGAGTCGACCATCGACTGCACCAACAGCAACTGCCCGCAGGCCATCAAGGCCGGCATCGACATGGTGATGGTGCCCTACCGCGCGGACTGGAAGGCGCTGATCACCAACACCCTCGCCTCGGTGCGCAGCGGCGAGATCCCCGAGGCGCGCATCGACGATGCGGTGCGCCGCATCCTGCGCGTGAAGTTCCGGGCGGGCCTCTTCGAGAAGCCCAAGCCCTCGCTGCGCACGCCCTCGCGCGAGGTCGGCACGGCCGAGCACCGGGCGGTGGCGCGCGAGGCGGTGCGCAAGTCGCTGGTGCTGCTGAAGAACAACGGCGGCACGCTGCCGCTGTCGCGCACGGCGAAGATCCTGGTGGCCGGCAAGAGCGCCGACAGCCTGCAGAACCAGACCGGCGGCTGGTCCCTCTCCTGGCAGGGCACGGGCAACGCCAACGCGGACTTCGGCGGCGGCACCACCTTCTGGCAGGCGGTCCAGAAGGTGGCTCCCAATGCCACGCTCGACACCAGCCCCGATGGCGCGCTGGGAGACGCCACCTATGACGTCGCAGTGGTGGTGATCGGCGAGACGCCGTACGCGGAGGGGCAGGGCGACATCGGCAACATCAAGACGCTGGAGCTCGCCAGGCTGCGCCCGGAGGACCTGACGCTCATCAACGGCCTGAAGGCCAAGGGCGTGAAGAAGATCGTCACCGTGCTGTTCTCCGGCCGGCCGCTCCATGCGAACAAGGAGCTCAACCGCTCGGATGCCTTCGTCGCAGCCTGGCTGCCCGGCACCGAGGGCGAGGGGCTCACGGACGTGCTGTTCCGCAAGGCGGACGGCTCGGTCGACTTCGACTTCAGCGGCAAGCTCTCCTTCTCCTGGCCCAGGAGCGCCTGCCAGACGCCGCTCAACCGCGGCGACGCCAGCTACGACCCGCTCTACGCCTACGGCTACGGCCTCACCTACGCCAGCGGCGGCGCGGACCAGGGCGCCTATGACGAGGCGAGCCCGGACGTCGGCTGCGGCGTGACGGGTGGCGGCGGCACGACGACGACGCCCCTGCCCATCTTCGATCGCGGCAACCAGGACAACTGGGTGATGCGCATCGGCGGGCCCTCCAACTGGAGCGGCGTCGACGTGGCCCAGGCCAGCAGCAGCAGCACCGCCACTCCCGCCAAGGAGATCTCCGTCACCCCGGTGGATGACCGCAACGGCATCCAGTGGGGCGCCGTCAAGGCCACGTGGAGCGGCACCGGCCAGCTCTACATGCAGAGCAAGGCCAACGATGGGACGGATCTGCAGTCCTACCTGAACTCGAACGGCGCGCTGGTGTTCGACGCGCGGCTGGGCGCCGCTCCGAGCAGCGCGGTGAAGGCCCGCGTGGACTGCGTGTATCCGTGCGGCGGTGAGATCGACGTCACCCAGGCCCTCAAGGCGCTGCCTGTCGGGGCCTGGACCGAGGTGGCCATCCCGCTCCAGTGCTTCTCCCAGAAGGGCGCGGACTTCTCCAACGTCAACACCCCGATGCTGCTCTACACGGAGGGCACGATGGAGCTGTCGGTGGCCAACATCCACTGGGCCCCGAACAAGGCTGGCAACGTGAGCTGCGATGGCGGCTCTTCCGGCTCCACGGTGCAGATCAGCGCCGACAAGGATGCCTATGTGAACGGCGCGACGGACGCGTTGCTCGGCGCTCCGGCCGGCTGGTCCTATGGCTCGGGGAGCGTCACGGTGAACCCGGCGCTGGAGACGGCCAACGGCAAGGTCGTCGACGTCGTCTTCAACAACGTCACCGACGGCGGCGGCAACGGCGGCGTCTTCCTCAAGGTGAAGGACTCCTCGACCCTGCTGGATGTCTCCCCCATCGCCGCGACGGGTGGCGTGCAGTTCGAGCTGCAGGTGCTCGACTACGGCGGCACCACGCAGGGCTTCTGGGTGAAGCTCGTCTGCGACAACAAGCCCGACACCTGCGCGACCGGGGACTTGAAGACCCTGCTGGGCCGCCCTGCGACGGGGACCTGGACCACGGTGAAGGTGCCGTTCTCCCACCCGGACTACACCCAGGCGGGATGGGACGCGACCAAGGTCAGCTCGGTGCTCGAGCTGCTGCCCGCCTGGGATGACCAGCGCGGCAACATCCACTTCCAGCTGCGCAACATCCGCATCCTCAAGCAACTCCCGTAA
- a CDS encoding glycoside hydrolase family 16 protein, translating into MNRKNLGRGLAALCCAAALSGCGDAEVPLSPVDGPSLDQQEAGLDYSPGAGWNLAWQDEFEGSSLNSANWTVLTSNYDPVTGNCNFGTGELEYPRAQNVTVGGGKLILTAERTGDNPMDSRCTGYGPRSFYSGRIHTKGKVERRYGKIVASIKVPSGYGMWPAFWTLGANISSVGWPASGEIDILEWKSTEPTWMKSAVHWHNGGQADWGTGANRGYSLADSFHIYEVEWTASSMVFRLDGNIVATNTYFHNETEFQQNHYLILNLALGGNWYGNPSPASIDLPSGVRKTMEVEWVRWYQQGTTSPATVTNPSFESGMTGWSTWSPNGTEAADFSETHNGGRTGAYHLTHWTNGTPFEVWTYQVASGLASGNYKVRAWIRKGGAFDISRIQAKTCGSCAPVYTNLGTYGSWTLVETPSISVTGGSLEFGFHTKAATGNSANFIHMDDVELIKL; encoded by the coding sequence ATGAACCGAAAGAACCTGGGCCGTGGACTGGCGGCCCTCTGCTGTGCCGCGGCCCTCTCCGGCTGTGGCGACGCTGAAGTCCCCCTCTCTCCCGTGGACGGGCCCAGCCTGGACCAGCAGGAGGCCGGCCTGGACTACTCGCCGGGCGCTGGCTGGAACCTCGCCTGGCAGGACGAGTTCGAGGGCTCCAGCCTCAACTCGGCCAACTGGACGGTGCTCACGAGCAACTACGATCCGGTCACCGGCAACTGCAACTTCGGCACGGGCGAGCTGGAGTATCCCCGGGCCCAGAACGTCACCGTCGGCGGCGGCAAGCTCATCCTCACCGCCGAGCGGACGGGTGACAACCCGATGGACTCGCGCTGCACGGGCTACGGGCCCCGCTCGTTCTACTCCGGCCGCATCCACACCAAGGGCAAGGTGGAGCGGCGATACGGGAAGATCGTCGCCAGCATCAAGGTGCCCTCCGGCTACGGCATGTGGCCGGCGTTCTGGACGCTGGGCGCCAACATCTCCAGCGTGGGCTGGCCGGCCTCCGGAGAGATCGACATCCTGGAGTGGAAGTCCACCGAGCCCACGTGGATGAAGTCCGCCGTGCACTGGCACAACGGCGGGCAGGCGGACTGGGGCACGGGGGCCAACCGGGGCTACAGCCTCGCCGACAGCTTCCACATCTACGAGGTGGAGTGGACGGCCAGCAGCATGGTGTTCCGGCTGGACGGGAACATCGTGGCCACCAACACCTACTTCCACAACGAGACCGAGTTCCAGCAGAACCACTACCTCATCCTGAACCTGGCGCTCGGCGGCAACTGGTACGGCAACCCGAGCCCGGCCAGCATCGATCTGCCCTCGGGGGTGAGGAAGACGATGGAGGTGGAGTGGGTGCGCTGGTACCAGCAGGGCACCACCTCGCCTGCCACCGTCACCAACCCGAGCTTCGAGTCCGGGATGACGGGCTGGTCCACCTGGAGCCCCAACGGCACCGAGGCCGCCGACTTCAGCGAGACGCACAACGGAGGCCGCACGGGCGCCTACCACCTGACGCACTGGACTAACGGCACGCCGTTCGAGGTGTGGACGTACCAGGTGGCCTCGGGGCTGGCCTCGGGCAACTACAAGGTGCGGGCGTGGATCCGGAAGGGCGGCGCCTTCGACATCTCCCGTATCCAGGCCAAGACGTGCGGCTCCTGCGCCCCCGTCTATACGAACCTGGGCACGTACGGGAGCTGGACGCTGGTGGAGACGCCGAGCATCTCCGTCACGGGAGGCTCCCTGGAGTTCGGCTTCCACACCAAGGCCGCCACGGGCAACTCCGCCAACTTCATCCACATGGATGATGTGGAGCTGATCAAGCTCTGA